The Capsicum annuum cultivar UCD-10X-F1 chromosome 3, UCD10Xv1.1, whole genome shotgun sequence genomic sequence GAATTGACTTTTCAAAAGTAGTTTATATAAGCTAAAATAAAAGTAACAAGTTAGAAATATTCAATTTTTGACTTTTATCTTAAAAGTACTTTTTATGTTTCCCAAACACcacatgaaattaaaaaaaaaaaaaagaaaatcttaaacatcaaaaatacttaaaatagaCCAATCGAAACACACTCTTAATTAAATATCAAAACAGATACTTTTAATAACAACCTAACATTAAAAAATAAGACACTTCAACTAACAGATACTTTTGATAGTTATCGCTTGCATTTTTTTTCAGGTTGTAAACTTTACATTAATGCTAAAGTTTGATTAGTGTATTAAATAACCTGATAGtcataaaaaaagacaaaatcaggaaaaaaaaaaattttaaaaagaggaCAGGTAGTACAAATTGCTTTGCACCATTTGAAGAGTCTGCAGACCACTGTCCTTCCTCTTTACCACTACTAATATCACAGTGCAAAATAAAAGGTATACTATACACACAGAGAAAAGATTAATAGGGAAAATGACAGCTTAGGTTGCTTGTGATGGTTAAGTATGtttgaattttgagaattttgtCCACGCTGTTCTTAGTTTTTTTCAAGAACAAGGTTTGTTTACttggtttcttctcttttattactAAGGCTAACAAACCCCTATTAAGTATGGCAATGTCTATGGATGGTAGCTAAAAGATACATAAGAAACTTGTTGGGAAAACATATATAAGAAATTTTTTAGTTGCTTGCTTGTTAAAGATTGAAATTTTATCACCAGTGAAATGCATGCCTATTTTCAAGTGAAGGATATAATGAATACAGTGgggtttcttctttctttctttttttttgaaaaaaaaaaacaaaatctttacAACCTCTTTTGTTTTACAATGTTGTTTGCTTGgttaaactttacctttttcaatCTTCTCCAGTTGAGTGATTTGTGGGGTGGGGGGTTATGGGATGAACTGAGCTGGTTTCGTTCATTATGGGCAAGAGAAATTGCTTTACTTGTACAGAGCTAAGTATTAATCTTTAGTTAACTCTGTCCTTGTACAGAGCTAAGTATTAATCTTTAGTTAACTCTGTCCTTGTACAGAGCTAAGTATTATTGTACAGAGCTAAGTATTAATCTTTAGTTGTCATTTTCTCCTGAAGAACATGAAACTAAGAAAAAGAAGCAGTTTTGggctatgttgcttggactcttcaaaaatgccaATGGGTatgtgtcggattctccaaaaggagcgtatttttggagaatccgacacagTATCGGAAGTGAAGAGTCCGCTCAACTTAGGTTTTGTGTGGGAGCTTAACTAGCATGTGTTACTGGAAAGGGTCTAGCTAGTAAGGCTTTTGGTAGCAATGGTGTGGACAGAGTAGAGTAGATACATATTGCTCTTTATGTTTCTTGGTAAGAACGAAGCCCCATTCCCAACCCTTCCAAAAAGGATTtccatatatgtaaattgttaaCCGGTGCTCAAAGGATGAAGAACTATACTATCGTGATAATCAAGTTTTGTGCTAGCTAGTATTGATAAATGATGGTGATTGGTATTTGGTACTCTTATCCCAATTTACGTCTGTATGATATTTTATGATGAATACAAGTTGGTCAGATTCTACTTATCATCCTATAGCTTGTGCGTGGTTCTATTGGCAAGTGTTATTATTCGCTATCTGTGCCTCTGAAAATGTTGTGCATTTCTTGCATTGTTGATCATCTCTCTAATATTTATTGCACTTGTCAATCAACTTACTATATAATAGTAGATCTGTCTGTATCCCTCATTATTGTACTTCTCTAACAAAAATGTACACATGCTTTTACGTTTTCCTCTAGTTTGGATTTTTGGGCTGAGTAAGGTTATTTCTTCTCATTGTTATGTGGATCTTCATGTTTGAAATAGGGCTTGAGATCTGAATTGTAATTCACGTATTTAGAGGATAAAGAGTTTCGTTTCTTGTGTCAAAATTTCCCTGAACTATTTCCTAGTTTAACAGAGTCGATTACCTCAGGGTTGTGAAAATGAAGAAGGAACTTTGGTTTCCAAGCAGCGACATGCTACATGAAGTACTACCGAAATTGTCTACTAAGGACTTGTTGAAAGTGAAATGCGTGTCAAAGGGATGGCAAGGTCTTATATCGGACCGCAGTTTCATCAAAGTTCAGTTGAAAAAGATGGAACCTCTCACAGGTTTCTTCTACCAGGGTAGGTACCAGTGGTGTGATGAAGATTATGACTGTGTTGGCTTCATACCTATAGAACGAGTTACCACTGAAGTCCATATTAATGTTCTTGATTTTCTCCCGGAAAGTATTGTCATCCTAGATTCAAGTCATGGGCTTATCTGTTGTCGAAGTAGCTTTCCTTGTCATGTTCCTGCAATCTACATCTGCAATCCTGTGAATAAGGAGTGGAGAAAACTTCAGTGGCCAAATCCTTCCAGAGAAAGCTGCATAACCTTGGTGTTTGATCCATTCAAGAACCCGATTGATTCATTCACAAATTTtaaggttgtgatagctagccaaAATGAAACTAGCACAGAAGGAGATGGATATTTCTCTTTTGACATTTATTCATCAGCAACAGGAGAATGGAGAAGTTCTGGAGAAATTTGTCTTTGCAATCACAATGTGCTGAAAAAGGGATGTGTCTGTGTACAGGGGATTCTATATTGGCTTACTGATGGGGACCAAATCCTTATGTTCGATCCACAAAATGAGATATCTTGGTTGATAATGGTACCACTCCCCACCAGCCAGTTCAATTTAACACCTGAGATGTGCATGGGAGAAGCTGAAGGGAAGCTAACTTATGTGTTGATTTCTGAGCATGGACTTCAGTTGTGGGTGCTAAAGGATCACTTTACTTCTCAGTGGGATCTGACTTTTACAATCTCTTTGGAATTGCTGGAAAAAGAAAACTATCTGTTAAAGGTAGCTGAAAACTTGGCTAGTAACTGTAATTCCGGTATTCCTTGGATCGGGACTCTGGCTTTCAAGGATAACACCTTGCTTATGAGGGTTGCAGCTGATATCTACGTGTATCAGTTTGAGACAAGGAAGATGAGACATCTCTGCAGCCTTTCTGCTCTTGCGCCAAAGCCTTTTTTTTCTGCTACTGTGGTTCCTTATACTATGAGCTTAGTTCCACTTTCTTAGGCATAAAAAAAAGtcacttttttctccttttagtCGTTGGTTTAGCAATGTACGTAGTCCATGATCGATAGATTAACTGTTCTTTCTGAGTATGCTTAGGATATACATCAGTTTTCGTTCCATCCTTGGGGAAAGCATGTCTAGAAAGGCTTAACTACATAGTTTTTGTATGGAAGTTCATATGCTGCTGCGACAGATATCAAACCGGAAAAGTTACAATTACTTTATCTTAGGTTACTATTATGAGCACTGATATCAAGTTACAATGTATATTCTAGCAGCCCTTGCTGAAGGTAGAGCTGAAAGGTATGACAGATTCTGAGTTATCATGAACCAAATTAAATTAACCTTGTTTTGGCTTTTCCTTATTTAAGATTCTCTTTTGGTTTCTTAATTtgcctttcttttctttaatctaTAGCTTAGTATGCTGTGAAAAGATGtgcatttctatttttttcaatactatggtcaagcctctctctTTTAAAAGAGTTTTGGGAGTCAAATTTTTAGTTGGTTTTATATGAGGCATATATTAGCTACATATATTTCTTGTTTTTCTGtggattgattctttcaaataatTGCATTGACAAGCCCTTATTTAATACTCATAAAATGTGCCACCgggctgcgtacaatagacctTGTGATCCGGTCCTTCCCCGGACTCGCGCATAGCGTGAGCTTTGGCGCATGGGCCTACCCTTTGCCTAAAAATGTGCCACCAACAATTTTTTTTACACTAGTCTTGAAGAACCTATATGAATACAAAATATCCATATGCTTCCTTCTAAACTCAAAAAGCTCACAACTTTACATGAAATACTAACTGGTATTCACAATATATCATCTTTCTCTAAATTTACAACAAAGAAAAACTATAGAACATGTGTCGTATGGGACAAGAAccaagaagaggaggaggagagCAAATATTCAAATATACTGCGCGAATGTGTGGCGACATCAAGATTAGATAATGCCAGCGCCATTCACGCGAAAATGCTGAAAAACCCAGGCAGCATGTCTTCGCTATACTTACACAATCATCTTCTAAATGCTTATGTGAAATGTGGTGATACCGCAAATGGACTcaaattgtttgatgaaatgactgAGAAAAATGTGGTGTCTTGGACTGCCCTCATTGCTGGCTTTGTGCAAAAAGGCTTCCCTATTGAAGCTTTCTCTTTGTTTACCCGTATGCACCGGAGTGGGGCGAAGCCTAACGAGTTCACTTTTGTTAGTGCCCTCCACGCTTGCTCTTTTGTGGATAGATTAAGTTTGACTAATGCATACCAAGTATATGGACTAATCACAAGACTTGGGTTCGAGTCTAATGTTTATCTGGTGAATGCTTTTCTAACGACTTTGATAAGGCACGGTAGATTAGATGAAGCATTAATGGTTTTTCAGCGGTGTTCCAATAAAGATATTGTTACTTGGAATGCGATGCTAGGTGGTTGCATGCAATTTTGTTGCTCAGAGGTACCGAGACTCTGGTACAGGATGATCCGTGAAGGAGTTGTACCAGATAACTTCAGTTTTGCTAGTGTTCTTACGGGGTTAGCAGAGGTTTTCGTTCTTGATTTGGGATTGCAAGTACATGCCCAGCTTGTTAAGTCTGGTCACGGAAGTGAGATGTGTGTAGGGAACTCTTTGGtggatatgtatttgaaaaaccGAAGCTTGGTTGAGGGGTTTAAAGCATTCGAGGAGATCTGTTTTAAAGACGTTTGCTCCTGGACGCAAATGGCAGCAGGTTGTTTGAATTGTGACGAGCCAATTGAAGCGCTCAGGGTCATTGGAGAAATGAGGAGGGCAGGAGTAATGCCTAATAAGTTTACTCTAGCAACTGCTTTTAGTGTCTGTGCTAATACAGCCTCTTTCAAAGAAGGGGAGAAAGTCCATGGCTTGAGGATCAAACTTGGGGATGACATTGATGTCTGCGTGGATAATGCATTGCTCGACATGTACGCTAAATGTGGTTGCATGGATGGGGCATTCATGGTTTTTCAGTCGATGAGTGAACATACTACTGTTTCATGGACCACAATGATTATGGGCTATGCGCAGAACGGACATCCCAGGAGAGCTCTTGAAATCTTCCATCAGATGAGGGAGGAAGGGGGAGAGCCTAACTACATTACCTTCATATGTGTGCTTTATGCTTGCAGCCAAGGAGGACTTATCGACGAAGGATGGAAGTATTTCACTTCAATGAGTGATGACTATGGTATTCTCCCCGGAGAAGATCACTACGCTTGTATGGTGAATCTCCTTGGACGTGGTGGACGCATTAGAGAAGCCAAGGAATTAATCTTGAGCATGCCCTTTCAACCAGGTTTGCTGGTTTGGCAAACGTTGCTTGGGGCATCCCGGCTTCATGGGGATATGGAAACTGCAAAGCGAGCAGCAGAACGCGCATTACAAGTTGACAAAGTTGATCCTTCAATCTATGTGTTACTGTCCAATACATTTGCTGGTTTGCAAAACTGGGATGGTGTTGGAACTGTGAGGGAAATGATGCATAGCAGGGATGTCAAGAAAGTTCCTGGCTCCAGTTGGTTTTAAATGTCAACAAAGAATCCTATGGTGTAACTTGGATTCTTCTAGCTTGAATATTGATGAACCAGTAGCAAAAATACGAAGGGAGTCTTGGAGTAAgtggtaaagttgctgtcatgtgatcaagaggttacgggttcaagccttggaaacaacctcgggcagaaatgcaaggcaagactgcgtacgatacacaTTCTTgtagtggggcccttccccgaacaccgcgcatagagatagctttagtgcactggacTGCCCTTTGTTTCAATAGCAAAAATATCCATTTTATGTCGAGCAATATATGAAATTACTCCTTAAAGAACGGTAAAAATAAAACATGTAGGTTAATTGACTCATCTCCTTTCCTTGAATATGAAATCACTcttaaaagaatgataaaaacaAAACATGTAGGTGAATTGACTCATCAAGGTTCCATTGAAACAGGATCCTCAAAAACATTTTGTCATTCGTTTGATTATAATGTTTTGTCTTGCAAGAATTGTATGAGCTGTATTTGGCCttttgtttctagatttttttctATTGGTGCTGTTCTCGGCTCGTGATTGCAAAATAAATCATCTCAAATTTAAGTGACACACTGTACCGCAAATAATTTTTACACCATTAAATTACTTTATTTGCactaaaaatagagaaaaaatattatttcactcGGTACAATTTCATTCACTAAATTTTTCGaagtataaaatttatatatttaaatgatgaatataataaaattatttcgttatttattatttttaaattatgtgtCAAATCAAAagtgaataaatatttataaatgaagaaagtatttttttttttatctacaagtgagtattttaaaaatacttttaaactttttcaaacatcattaaaattaaaaaatatttaaaaataaaaaatattggcccataaatcaattcaaacaccttcctaattttttttcatatgtgGGTGGGTGGAGGTGAGGTGGAATAATTGAAAGGGTCATAACCATATACTCCTATAACacacgaaaaagaaaaagaaaaagaatattatttttttttgtttggtccATTTATTTATAGCGGGGGAAAAGGAGATCACGTGAATTCTTGCAACGTGGCTTAAAAAGCAATGCTTACTTAGCCAACTTGCCAAGTTCCTTTTCCTGCATTATTATTTactatgataataataataaatttcttTATACCTTGAACTTTATATTATGTGGTACTAATTGACAAGGaatataaaataaacaattaTAAGGTAGTTCCGTCCTTATTTTTATCACCTTAAACAAAACACTTCTTTTTTTGACTATTTCTAATTTATTGATCGCctaattttatttataccgaaaggatttttaatattataattatttatatgtatttaagtatttttcgttgttatttttactattattcaatataaaatatGCAGCAAggattaataattaaaattaatttatttaaaatcgaaACATAATtgctactccctccgtctcaaattatgtgtcgtcattttcttttttgtccATTCCAAAATAAGTGTCGCCTTTCGTTATTTGGCaactttttaaaggcacaattactcttttacccttattggtcccacttaattaaaaaaaaaaagatattgacatattttttgataaaggataatttgataaactttaccaaatcttcctttatttcttaaactctgtgcccggtcaaatggcgacacataaaatgggacggagggaatattatttttgcttattttgaaCTTCAAAGCATACTTATTAGTGTAAACAACATAATTCCAAACATTCCACAATTCACGATTCCTAAATCTATCTACCCGACTTATTATTTACctactaattttaatatatcataattttatcacgtTCAACATAGTTAATgtatcaaaattaatcaatattcactttttatcgattttcaaaccaaatttcaaatgagatgaataacaagagTTTAACTCTAGACTTAACATAGAAAACAATTGATTACGTATCCTTCATGACAACCACTATATGGGCTGAGACTATTTGAAGGAAATAAATAGGTTGGAAAGGGAATGACATTATTTTTACAATTACTTTTGCAATTTGATTtgaaacagtctctctatctcATCGAAATAGTAATAAGATCTGTATACATTTTATGATTTTAGCTTTTTCAAATCTCTTATTGTACTTGtgcaatttattttttctttatcttgagcggggggtctatcggaaataacctctctacttcttcggagataGCGGTATGAATTGCGTACATCTTActttccccagaccccactttgtaaGAACACActgaattttttgttgttattgaatatatattattttattttttatgttatcatGTCAAGATTGATATGTAAGAGCATGATAATACAGATAAGTTATATCatactaaaatattttatattataagataaataaattaacatAATGGTTAAACATTTATTAATAGCATGGgtttatacaaacaaaataagTAACATTCAGAACTAACAAATTAAAGTGAAATTATAGATTGCACAATCATTAATTTTAAGTGGTTAAAAATCTATATAGAAAACATGAGTATCGTATTCATTGACTTAACgtatatattaatatttataaatatttatatgtgtAAGATATTCTCGATATATTTGTATGGAATGATATATACGTGTATATAATGGACTAAAAACTAATAATAGTCATATTAAGTAAAAAGTTTCATGGAGTTCTATTTTAGTCGATTCATTTTCAATGTTTATTATATATTGTGTGAATGCACAATTTACGAAAATTTCAAGTAAAAGTTTTTGTGttcttttgcttctttttttagCTAATTTTAATATACATATTTTAGTCTTGTATGATTGAGAACAACATATATGAAAAAGAATGTGTTGTTGGTTTGTCAAATTGATGCTTGgaactttattttttatgatatacGAAACATATGTTTTCAATTGAGCATAAATTTATAGATTtggatatttaattattaaaatgtgaagaacaaaaaataatggcaaaataaattctaaaatacATGACTAAGATTTAAGTCAATTTTTGCATGCAATTCAATTATGTATGTCTAAAACTAAATTTGGATTGTCAAACTCAATTGTGTATGTTTGAACTGGTCCCGTAATAGATCaggttatttaaaaaaaaaaaaaaaaaaaaaaaaaaaaaaaaaaaaaaaaaaaaaaaacgacatAAATTAAATGGCGATCCCAAAAATGACTATTTGTGCACCTTGCCCTAAGTGACATGATAGGGAAAATTTTATTTAACTAAGAAAACACAGTtactaatttataatatatagatattctttttttgctttgtgtaattagaaagaaaaaataagctCTAACACAAAAGTTGTAGCAACAATTTATATTAGAGAATATGGAGCAAGAACAAGTGTATATCTTAAAGCAGCAGAAGAAGCATTGAATATGCTACAAAAAAGAAATTGCTTTTGTAATTTGTCTCTTTTGAAATTGCATTGAATTTGCATTAAAGTGTATATCAGCTTTAATTTGTCTCTTTTGAAAATGGAGTCCTATTTTCAAATTAGATGAGcacttttgtaaaaaaaaaaatttccttctcAAGGTATGAATCAGAAGATGTccactttttatatatatattgcaggATTGAATTTTGTTAATATGTCTCTGTAAAAAACCGATCTCTTCTTATTTAtacagaagaaaaagaagaagagaggagcaaaaattgttatttttcggatacaaaatatgtatttaacCATATGAACTTCAATattaagttcaaaaataactTCAAGAATTATAATGAAgtctcaacaatttcaaacacaagttcaGACGATATAtgaactatcaatatgaagtttCTATTATTTCGAAACGAAGAAAGGAACAAATATACTCtgaattatgaaa encodes the following:
- the LOC107862797 gene encoding putative pentatricopeptide repeat-containing protein At3g15130; the encoded protein is MLPSKLKKLTTLHEILTGIHNISSFSKFTTKKNYRTCVVWDKNQEEEEESKYSNILRECVATSRLDNASAIHAKMLKNPGSMSSLYLHNHLLNAYVKCGDTANGLKLFDEMTEKNVVSWTALIAGFVQKGFPIEAFSLFTRMHRSGAKPNEFTFVSALHACSFVDRLSLTNAYQVYGLITRLGFESNVYLVNAFLTTLIRHGRLDEALMVFQRCSNKDIVTWNAMLGGCMQFCCSEVPRLWYRMIREGVVPDNFSFASVLTGLAEVFVLDLGLQVHAQLVKSGHGSEMCVGNSLVDMYLKNRSLVEGFKAFEEICFKDVCSWTQMAAGCLNCDEPIEALRVIGEMRRAGVMPNKFTLATAFSVCANTASFKEGEKVHGLRIKLGDDIDVCVDNALLDMYAKCGCMDGAFMVFQSMSEHTTVSWTTMIMGYAQNGHPRRALEIFHQMREEGGEPNYITFICVLYACSQGGLIDEGWKYFTSMSDDYGILPGEDHYACMVNLLGRGGRIREAKELILSMPFQPGLLVWQTLLGASRLHGDMETAKRAAERALQVDKVDPSIYVLLSNTFAGLQNWDGVGTVREMMHSRDVKKVPGSSWF
- the LOC124885112 gene encoding F-box protein At5g49610-like — protein: MKKELWFPSSDMLHEVLPKLSTKDLLKVKCVSKGWQGLISDRSFIKVQLKKMEPLTGFFYQGRYQWCDEDYDCVGFIPIERVTTEVHINVLDFLPESIVILDSSHGLICCRSSFPCHVPAIYICNPVNKEWRKLQWPNPSRESCITLVFDPFKNPIDSFTNFKVVIASQNETSTEGDGYFSFDIYSSATGEWRSSGEICLCNHNVLKKGCVCVQGILYWLTDGDQILMFDPQNEISWLIMVPLPTSQFNLTPEMCMGEAEGKLTYVLISEHGLQLWVLKDHFTSQWDLTFTISLELLEKENYLLKVAENLASNCNSGIPWIGTLAFKDNTLLMRVAADIYVYQFETRKMRHLCSLSALAPKPFFSATVVPYTMSLVPLS